A genome region from Sphingobium sp. WTD-1 includes the following:
- the istA gene encoding IS21 family transposase, translating to MALLSVIRRWHFRDHLPIREIARRTGLSRNTIRKYLRSETIYPLFKVPDRPSKLDPFAEHLAAWLRRDMGRSRKQKRTIKQFHADLVSLGYEGSYNRVAAFARDWREDYRRQQQIGGRGTFVPLSFAPGEAFQFDWSEDWAIIAGVRTKLQVAHFKLSYSRAFIVRAYLLQTHEMLFDAHNHAFRVLGGVPRRGIYDNMRTAVDKVGRGKERTVNARFLTMVSHYLFEAEFCNPAAGWEKGQVEKNVQDARHRLWQPTPQAESLDELNLWLEERCKALWEDIPHGIEPGSVANAWADESECLMVAGRPFDGFVEYRKRVSPTCLIHFERNRYSVPASFANRTVSLRVYPDRFQVVAEGQPICAHQRIINRSHDGPGHTVYDWRHYLAVVQRKPGALRNGAPFLELPDAFQRLQRHLLRNPGGDREMVEILALVLHHDEQLVLTAVTMALEAGVPTKTHILNLLYRLVDGKPISTPPVTAPQALQLVSEPVANVERYDDLRKEKRHAS from the coding sequence ATGGCGTTATTGAGCGTTATCCGGCGCTGGCATTTTCGCGATCATCTGCCGATCCGGGAGATAGCACGGCGCACCGGACTATCACGCAACACGATCCGCAAATATTTGCGGTCCGAGACGATCTATCCGCTTTTCAAGGTGCCTGATCGACCAAGCAAACTGGACCCATTTGCTGAGCATCTGGCGGCCTGGCTACGGCGCGATATGGGCCGATCGCGCAAGCAGAAGCGCACGATCAAGCAGTTTCACGCCGATCTGGTGAGCCTGGGTTATGAAGGATCCTACAACCGGGTTGCCGCTTTTGCTCGGGACTGGCGCGAAGATTATCGGCGCCAGCAACAGATTGGCGGGCGTGGGACATTCGTGCCCCTGTCGTTTGCGCCGGGGGAAGCTTTCCAGTTTGATTGGAGTGAGGACTGGGCAATCATTGCCGGGGTTCGGACCAAGCTGCAGGTCGCGCATTTCAAGCTCAGTTACAGCCGGGCATTCATCGTGCGCGCCTACCTGCTGCAAACCCATGAGATGCTGTTCGACGCCCATAATCACGCCTTCCGCGTGCTGGGCGGCGTGCCGCGCCGGGGTATCTATGACAATATGCGCACGGCCGTCGACAAGGTCGGGCGTGGCAAGGAACGCACCGTCAACGCACGCTTCCTGACGATGGTCAGCCATTATCTGTTTGAAGCCGAGTTCTGTAACCCGGCTGCGGGATGGGAAAAGGGGCAGGTCGAGAAGAATGTCCAGGATGCGCGGCACCGTCTGTGGCAACCCACGCCGCAGGCCGAGAGCCTTGATGAGTTGAACCTGTGGCTGGAGGAGCGCTGCAAGGCGTTATGGGAGGACATCCCTCACGGGATCGAACCCGGGTCGGTTGCCAATGCCTGGGCCGATGAATCTGAGTGTCTGATGGTTGCGGGCAGGCCCTTCGATGGTTTTGTGGAATATCGCAAACGGGTATCGCCGACGTGCCTCATCCATTTTGAGCGCAATCGCTACAGCGTACCGGCCTCTTTCGCCAATCGCACTGTCAGCCTGCGCGTCTATCCTGATCGCTTCCAGGTCGTCGCCGAGGGGCAGCCAATCTGCGCACATCAGCGCATCATCAACCGCTCTCACGACGGTCCAGGTCATACGGTTTATGACTGGCGCCATTATCTGGCGGTCGTGCAGCGCAAGCCCGGCGCCCTGCGCAACGGTGCGCCCTTCCTTGAGCTACCCGATGCGTTCCAGCGTCTGCAGCGACATCTGTTGCGCAATCCCGGCGGCGACAGGGAAATGGTCGAAATACTGGCGCTGGTTCTTCATCATGATGAGCAACTGGTGCTGACGGCGGTCACCATGGCGCTGGAGGCTGGCGTTCCGACCAAGACCCATATCCTCAATCTGCTCTATAGGCTGGTCGACGGAAAACCGATCTCCACGCCACCGGTGACGGCGCCCCAGGCGCTCCAACTGGTCAGCGAGCCGGTGGCCAATGTCGAACGCTATGATGATCTGCGCAAGGAGAAGCGTCATGCGTCATGA
- a CDS encoding Ku protein, with protein sequence MAARAFWQGQIKLALVSIPVEVYPATKSGAAVSFRQIHEPTGKPIHYEKVVSGVGPVDRDEILKGFELSKGNYVLLEQEEIEAVKIESRKTLDLVQFVEADAIDVLYYEKPYFVVPADDLAEEAYAVLRDALRKAKKVGLGQLSVRGREQLVSIKPCGRGLVMEVLRYADEVTKAQTYFRGLPADTADEDMLDLATSIIDKRTAPFKPEEFRDRYVDALHRLIEKKKKSKGKRIIEEVDDEPARKGGNVIDLMAALKKSAGETARTPATKKRSKSGSATGNMRAPAAKRKSA encoded by the coding sequence ATGGCTGCACGCGCATTTTGGCAGGGCCAGATCAAGCTGGCACTGGTGTCCATCCCGGTCGAAGTGTATCCCGCAACCAAATCGGGCGCGGCGGTCAGCTTTCGTCAGATTCACGAGCCCACCGGCAAACCCATCCATTATGAAAAGGTCGTGAGCGGCGTGGGACCCGTCGACCGAGATGAGATCCTCAAGGGGTTCGAGCTTTCAAAAGGCAATTATGTGCTGCTCGAACAGGAGGAAATCGAAGCGGTCAAGATTGAGAGCCGCAAGACCCTCGACCTCGTCCAGTTCGTCGAGGCCGATGCGATCGACGTTCTTTATTATGAGAAGCCTTATTTCGTCGTACCCGCCGATGACCTCGCAGAAGAGGCCTATGCGGTGCTGCGGGATGCGCTGCGAAAGGCAAAGAAGGTCGGACTTGGCCAATTGTCGGTCCGTGGACGGGAACAGCTGGTATCGATCAAACCCTGTGGACGGGGGCTGGTCATGGAAGTTCTGCGCTACGCCGACGAGGTAACCAAGGCGCAGACATATTTCCGAGGTTTGCCTGCCGATACGGCGGATGAGGACATGCTCGATCTTGCTACCAGCATCATCGACAAGCGAACGGCGCCCTTCAAGCCGGAAGAGTTTCGCGATCGCTATGTCGATGCGCTCCATCGCCTGATCGAAAAGAAGAAAAAGTCCAAGGGGAAGCGGATAATAGAAGAGGTGGACGATGAGCCGGCGCGCAAGGGCGGCAATGTCATCGACCTGATGGCGGCGCTCAAGAAGTCAGCAGGAGAAACGGCTCGCACCCCAGCGACGAAGAAGAGGTCGAAAAGCGGATCGGCGACTGGCAATATGCGTGCGCCTGCAGCCAAGCGCAAAAGCGCGTGA
- a CDS encoding MgtC/SapB family protein: MGQFSVEIYALPGSLLSGNQHSAAFSGIIATGLIIFSKGEIKNLTTAAHIWLASMIGIASGAALWPLVASATLVAILMLSLLGFVERRWLASEERQGE, encoded by the coding sequence ATGGGTCAATTCTCAGTGGAAATTTATGCCCTACCCGGGTCACTTCTCAGTGGAAATCAACATTCTGCCGCATTTTCGGGCATCATAGCGACTGGCCTCATCATATTCAGCAAGGGTGAGATCAAGAATCTGACCACGGCAGCCCATATCTGGCTGGCGTCGATGATCGGAATCGCTTCCGGCGCTGCCCTCTGGCCCCTAGTCGCCAGTGCCACTCTCGTCGCGATCCTTATGCTCAGCCTGCTGGGCTTTGTGGAACGGCGCTGGCTCGCGTCCGAGGAGCGACAGGGCGAATGA
- the istB gene encoding IS21-like element helper ATPase IstB has protein sequence MRHDPASGAIVVMLRSLKMHGMAQAVTDLMEQGSPAFEAAIPILSQLLKAETAEREVRSVAYQLKIARFPVYRDLAGFDFTSSEVNEALVRQLHRCDFIDIADNIVLVGGPGTGKSHVATALGIQAIEHHRKRVRFFSTVELVNALEQEKAQGKAGQIANRLLHSDLVILDELGYLPFSASGGALLFHLLSKLYERTSVIITTNLSFSEWATVFGDAKMTTALLDRLTHHCHILETGNDSFRFKNSSAKQARTQRRKPRVDPTMTPET, from the coding sequence ATGCGTCATGACCCTGCCAGCGGCGCCATCGTTGTCATGCTCCGCAGCCTCAAGATGCATGGCATGGCGCAGGCCGTCACCGATCTCATGGAACAGGGATCTCCAGCCTTCGAAGCCGCCATCCCGATCCTCTCCCAGTTGCTCAAAGCCGAGACAGCAGAACGGGAGGTTCGATCTGTGGCCTATCAGCTCAAGATCGCGCGCTTCCCTGTCTATCGCGATCTGGCCGGCTTCGACTTTACCAGTAGCGAGGTCAATGAAGCTCTGGTGCGTCAGTTGCATCGCTGCGACTTCATCGACATCGCCGACAATATCGTGCTGGTCGGCGGTCCTGGCACCGGCAAGAGCCATGTGGCAACGGCGCTGGGCATCCAGGCCATCGAACATCATCGAAAGCGCGTCCGCTTCTTCTCGACGGTCGAACTGGTCAATGCGCTCGAGCAGGAAAAAGCACAGGGCAAGGCCGGTCAGATCGCCAATCGCCTCCTGCACTCCGATCTCGTTATCCTGGATGAGCTTGGATATCTGCCGTTCAGTGCTTCAGGTGGCGCGCTGCTCTTCCACCTGCTGAGCAAACTCTACGAGCGCACCAGCGTCATCATCACCACAAACCTGAGCTTCAGCGAATGGGCCACCGTGTTCGGCGACGCCAAAATGACCACGGCGCTTCTCGATCGGCTTACCCATCACTGCCACATCCTGGAGACCGGCAACGATAGCTTCCGCTTCAAGAACAGCTCTGCCAAGCAGGCCAGAACCCAAAGGAGAAAACCACGGGTTGACCCAACCATGACACCCGAAACATAA
- a CDS encoding NAD(P)H-dependent oxidoreductase — translation MPLKALALNCTLKADSRQESSTDAMIAVLTKAFSKNDVTVSETVRVAALDIRPGVSSDEGDGDAWPGLREKILAHDIVIFGGPIWMGQISSTAKRVLERMDAFLSETDDKGRMPSYGKVAVAAIVGNEDGAHFCSAQLFQALNDVGWTIPAVAACYWVGEAMGSVDFKDLGETPEAVMKTAEMVAGNAAHLASLLQSSPYPG, via the coding sequence ATGCCGCTCAAGGCGCTGGCGCTTAACTGCACGCTCAAGGCGGACTCCCGCCAGGAGAGTTCGACCGACGCGATGATCGCCGTGTTGACGAAGGCCTTCAGCAAGAATGATGTGACGGTCAGCGAAACGGTCCGGGTTGCAGCCCTCGACATCAGGCCAGGCGTCAGCTCCGACGAAGGGGATGGCGATGCGTGGCCGGGACTGCGCGAGAAGATACTCGCTCATGACATTGTGATCTTCGGAGGACCGATCTGGATGGGGCAGATCAGCAGCACCGCCAAACGCGTCCTGGAGCGGATGGATGCCTTCCTCTCCGAAACCGACGATAAGGGTCGGATGCCGAGCTATGGGAAGGTCGCTGTCGCAGCAATCGTGGGTAATGAAGATGGCGCCCACTTCTGCTCCGCTCAGCTGTTCCAGGCTTTGAACGATGTGGGCTGGACGATCCCCGCTGTTGCGGCCTGCTATTGGGTCGGCGAAGCGATGGGGTCGGTCGATTTCAAGGATCTCGGCGAGACGCCGGAGGCGGTAATGAAGACGGCGGAAATGGTCGCCGGCAATGCCGCGCATCTCGCAAGCCTGCTTCAGTCCAGCCCTTATCCAGGCTGA